Proteins encoded in a region of the Prochlorothrix hollandica PCC 9006 = CALU 1027 genome:
- a CDS encoding HAD family hydrolase, whose protein sequence is MLLNFDYDGVIADSLTALVAIAAQAQGELGLGRSPTAADFAQLENLTFPDLAQHLGIPVSAIDTYVQRVFQLQHALPPQPLFAGIVPILHHLAQDHTLVVITSSQGTAVTAALAHQRLGTVMTAVLGGNLGLTKADRIVQAQMLTGFDSQDTYMIGDAVSDVRQGKAAGVKTAAVTWGFQSRQRLIAEQPDWICDRPQDLLALL, encoded by the coding sequence ATGCTATTGAACTTTGACTATGACGGGGTGATTGCCGACTCCTTGACGGCTTTGGTGGCCATTGCAGCCCAGGCCCAAGGGGAACTGGGGTTAGGGCGATCGCCCACTGCCGCCGACTTTGCCCAATTGGAAAACCTCACCTTTCCCGATCTGGCCCAGCATTTGGGAATTCCGGTCTCGGCGATCGACACCTATGTGCAGCGGGTTTTCCAGCTCCAACACGCCCTCCCCCCCCAACCCCTATTTGCGGGCATAGTCCCCATCCTGCACCACTTGGCCCAAGACCATACCTTGGTGGTGATCACCTCCAGCCAGGGCACAGCGGTCACCGCCGCCTTGGCTCACCAGAGGCTAGGGACTGTGATGACGGCAGTGTTGGGGGGGAATCTGGGTCTGACGAAGGCCGATCGCATTGTCCAAGCCCAGATGTTAACCGGATTCGATTCCCAGGACACCTATATGATCGGCGATGCGGTCAGCGATGTGCGCCAGGGCAAGGCAGCGGGGGTTAAAACGGCGGCGGTGACCTGGGGCTTTCAGTCCCGGCAACGGTTAATAGCAGAACAACCGGATTGGATCTGCGATCGGCCCCAGGATTTATTGGCGTTGCTGTAA
- a CDS encoding DUF874 family protein produces the protein MDTHKIPESGVWPDRLPSSEELPHTDDTPVDNEDQNLLPNWLFAALEEMWIDRRDWYFAVDMAVYDREGQRRRTPTIIPDGFLALGVPRYRYPDRGRLSYVISEESDVVPILALEHVSHKYGGEYDRKFEIYAQLGVVYYVIYNGQRRHKRRKQRYAGGAVQYSELATGTNGTTGSPGATGTAGSNGAVGSNGNTGLQPLTVDALEVYRLEAGVYRRIAGDPVWMPEVGLGIGCVQGELQGRQREWLAWFNELGVAYPLVQERAEQERQRAEQERQRAEQERQRAEQERQARLRLLDQLRQMGIDLSQFEEN, from the coding sequence ATGGATACCCACAAAATTCCTGAGTCAGGGGTTTGGCCCGATCGCCTGCCCAGTAGCGAAGAACTGCCCCATACCGACGATACTCCCGTGGATAACGAAGATCAGAACCTACTGCCCAACTGGCTGTTTGCTGCGCTGGAGGAGATGTGGATCGATCGGCGCGATTGGTATTTTGCGGTGGATATGGCGGTTTATGACCGGGAAGGGCAACGTCGCCGCACGCCGACCATTATTCCCGATGGTTTTCTGGCGCTGGGTGTGCCGCGCTATCGCTATCCCGATCGGGGGCGGTTGAGTTATGTCATTTCCGAAGAAAGCGATGTGGTGCCAATTTTGGCTCTAGAGCATGTGTCCCATAAGTACGGGGGCGAGTACGATCGCAAGTTTGAGATCTACGCCCAGTTGGGGGTGGTGTACTACGTCATCTACAACGGTCAGCGACGGCACAAGCGACGCAAGCAGCGCTATGCAGGGGGGGCGGTGCAGTATTCTGAACTGGCAACGGGGACGAATGGCACAACGGGATCACCTGGAGCAACTGGAACAGCGGGAAGCAATGGAGCAGTGGGAAGCAATGGCAACACGGGATTGCAACCCTTAACGGTTGATGCCCTAGAGGTGTATCGGCTGGAGGCGGGGGTCTACCGTCGCATTGCGGGGGATCCGGTGTGGATGCCGGAGGTCGGGCTAGGGATTGGCTGTGTGCAGGGGGAATTGCAGGGGCGACAGCGGGAATGGTTGGCCTGGTTTAATGAGTTGGGGGTGGCCTATCCGTTAGTGCAGGAGCGGGCGGAGCAGGAACGACAGCGGGCGGAGCAGGAGCGACAGCGGGCGGAACAGGAGCGACAGAGGGCGGAACAGGAACGGCAAGCTCGGTTACGCCTGTTGGATCAGTTACGGCAAATGGGGATTGATTTGAGCCAATTTGAGGAGAATTAA
- a CDS encoding type II toxin-antitoxin system VapC family toxin has translation MKIVLDANITLALVLSLPATPQAVQKVSDWQKQGYQFFVPTLWCYEVISALRKARVAGFLDAVAVKEAFDQLLGLPIEWVDPTPTLMERSLYWAEILGQRVAYDGAYLAVAEAIEAEFWTLDHKLIRAILPLNLGWIHALTAED, from the coding sequence ATGAAAATTGTTCTGGATGCGAATATCACGTTGGCGTTAGTGTTGTCGCTACCGGCTACGCCCCAAGCCGTCCAAAAGGTTTCAGATTGGCAAAAGCAAGGCTATCAATTTTTTGTGCCGACTTTGTGGTGCTATGAGGTTATTTCGGCGTTACGGAAAGCGCGGGTTGCTGGTTTTTTGGATGCCGTAGCAGTTAAGGAGGCTTTCGATCAGCTTTTGGGCTTGCCGATCGAGTGGGTTGATCCAACTCCGACATTGATGGAGCGTAGCCTATATTGGGCTGAGATTTTGGGGCAACGGGTTGCCTATGATGGGGCTTATTTGGCAGTGGCAGAGGCAATTGAGGCTGAGTTCTGGACGTTGGATCACAAGCTGATTCGGGCAATTTTGCCGTTAAACCTGGGTTGGATTCATGCTCTAACGGCAGAGGACTAA
- a CDS encoding DUF6883 domain-containing protein, which translates to MTYLPQPIVIDEAKITQYLLVPLAKDDKSKFLARGGYGQESWQRLRADLMAQALNQSAEFLVTTPYGDKYQIRGALPGVNGVCLNVLSVWMVGNQQTRFITLVPDKL; encoded by the coding sequence GTGACTTATCTCCCTCAGCCGATCGTGATTGATGAGGCTAAAATTACTCAATACCTGCTTGTTCCATTGGCTAAGGACGATAAATCCAAGTTTTTAGCGCGAGGGGGCTATGGGCAGGAAAGTTGGCAACGGCTTCGGGCAGACTTAATGGCGCAAGCCCTTAACCAGTCTGCTGAGTTTTTGGTGACGACTCCCTATGGCGATAAGTATCAAATTCGCGGGGCTTTACCGGGTGTTAATGGAGTTTGCTTAAATGTTCTATCTGTGTGGATGGTTGGCAATCAGCAAACTCGGTTTATTACTTTAGTTCCTGATAAGTTGTAA
- a CDS encoding DUF4926 domain-containing protein codes for MVLLISEPYALFSQAVLLQDVPEYGLKRGAIGTIVEHYPMPEGVADGYSVEGFGVVGVTIEVDELQILPVVGLVEEFGVIQRLRSLSREGRELLERYLEGLLWRERG; via the coding sequence ATGGTGCTGTTGATTTCGGAGCCTTATGCTTTGTTTTCCCAGGCGGTTTTGTTGCAGGATGTTCCAGAGTATGGGCTGAAGCGGGGGGCGATCGGGACGATCGTGGAGCATTATCCGATGCCGGAGGGGGTGGCGGATGGGTATAGTGTGGAGGGGTTTGGGGTGGTGGGGGTGACGATCGAGGTGGATGAGTTGCAGATTTTGCCGGTGGTGGGTTTGGTGGAGGAGTTTGGAGTGATTCAGAGGTTGCGATCGCTGTCGCGGGAGGGGCGGGAGTTGTTGGAGCGATATCTGGAGGGTTTGTTGTGGCGGGAGCGGGGGTAG
- a CDS encoding nucleotidyltransferase family protein, translating to MQTIQLQVEVKDDRSRLAILRERRAEILAIAAHHGADQVRVFGSVARGEEGPESDVDFLVSYDPERVTPWFPGGLLMDWEELLGCRVDVLTEEGISPLIRERVLAEAKLL from the coding sequence ATGCAAACGATTCAATTGCAGGTTGAGGTCAAGGACGATCGATCGCGGTTAGCCATTTTGCGGGAAAGGCGGGCGGAAATTTTGGCGATCGCGGCTCACCATGGCGCTGATCAGGTGCGGGTGTTTGGGTCGGTGGCGCGGGGGGAAGAGGGTCCGGAGAGTGATGTGGATTTTTTGGTGAGTTATGACCCGGAGCGGGTAACGCCTTGGTTTCCGGGGGGGTTGTTGATGGATTGGGAGGAGTTGTTGGGGTGTCGGGTGGATGTGTTGACGGAGGAGGGGATTAGTCCGTTGATTCGGGAGCGGGTTTTGGCGGAGGCTAAGCTTTTATGA
- a CDS encoding type II toxin-antitoxin system VapC family toxin → MESLSAITDTGFVVALTNRNDKHHQASIQVYREQSKILLPQTVLAEVAYLLTRDAGIAIVIQFLQSLKFSKFELMGLNNVALSRTAAILQQYQDSRIDFVDASVMALAEHHKLSTVLTLDRRDFSLYRPQHCNSFALLP, encoded by the coding sequence ATGGAAAGCCTAAGCGCCATCACAGACACAGGCTTTGTCGTTGCCCTAACCAACCGTAATGACAAACACCACCAGGCCAGCATACAAGTGTACAGGGAGCAGTCCAAAATCCTACTGCCTCAAACCGTTTTGGCTGAGGTCGCCTATCTCCTTACCCGCGATGCAGGAATTGCCATCGTGATTCAATTTCTTCAATCCCTCAAATTTAGCAAATTTGAACTCATGGGTCTCAACAATGTCGCGCTTTCCCGAACCGCCGCAATTTTGCAGCAATATCAGGATAGTCGTATTGATTTTGTAGATGCCTCCGTCATGGCTTTAGCAGAGCATCACAAACTCAGCACAGTGTTAACCCTCGATCGTCGTGATTTTAGCCTCTATCGCCCCCAACACTGTAACAGTTTTGCCTTACTGCCCTAA
- a CDS encoding DUF2281 domain-containing protein, producing the protein MTSLQDQLLQELRNTPPSLLQQILDFVRFLKQQYKIPFVPAPHPPAEQLPHIDRPDLDPIVGLYSGSPNLSEQAEDILAANLGESGWTWKA; encoded by the coding sequence ATGACCTCCCTTCAAGATCAACTCCTTCAAGAACTCCGCAACACCCCGCCCTCCCTCCTCCAGCAAATCCTCGACTTTGTACGCTTCCTCAAGCAACAGTACAAAATCCCCTTTGTTCCAGCCCCCCACCCCCCCGCAGAGCAACTCCCCCACATCGATCGGCCTGACTTAGATCCGATCGTGGGTCTCTACTCCGGTAGCCCCAACCTTTCTGAGCAAGCCGAAGACATTCTAGCGGCGAACTTGGGCGAATCGGGTTGGACATGGAAAGCCTAA
- a CDS encoding type II toxin-antitoxin system VapC family toxin, with product MKIVLDANITLALVLSLPATPQAVQKVSDWQKQGYQFFVPTLWCYEVISALRKARVAGFLDAVAVKEAFDQLLGLPIEWVDPTLTLTERSLYWAEILGQRVAYDGAYLAVAEAIEAEFWTLDHKLIRAILPHTEFAIA from the coding sequence ATGAAAATTGTTCTGGATGCGAATATCACGTTGGCGTTAGTGTTGTCGCTACCGGCTACGCCCCAAGCCGTCCAAAAGGTTTCAGATTGGCAAAAGCAAGGCTATCAATTTTTTGTGCCGACTTTGTGGTGCTATGAGGTTATTTCGGCGTTACGGAAAGCGCGGGTTGCTGGTTTTTTGGATGCCGTAGCAGTTAAGGAGGCTTTCGATCAGCTTTTGGGCTTGCCGATCGAGTGGGTTGATCCAACTCTGACATTGACGGAGCGTAGCCTATATTGGGCTGAGATTTTGGGGCAACGGGTTGCCTATGATGGGGCTTATTTGGCAGTGGCAGAGGCAATTGAGGCTGAGTTCTGGACGTTGGATCACAAGCTGATTCGGGCAATTTTGCCGCATACGGAGTTTGCGATCGCCTAG
- a CDS encoding type II toxin-antitoxin system VapC family toxin produces the protein MTTSYLLDTHILLWWLFNDPKLDKTCHSIIRNPENSIFVSSASAWEIATKYRLGKLPEATELLQKYPQTLEKARFTELSITTLHALRAGNLPIAHRDPFDRMLMAQAELENLPILTHDPAFQTGLIQTIPH, from the coding sequence ATGACGACAAGCTACCTGCTAGACACTCATATTTTGCTTTGGTGGCTCTTTAATGACCCCAAACTTGATAAAACTTGCCATAGCATCATCAGAAACCCTGAAAACTCAATTTTTGTCAGCAGTGCTTCAGCCTGGGAAATCGCCACAAAGTACCGCCTTGGTAAACTGCCAGAAGCCACAGAACTTCTCCAGAAATACCCCCAAACCTTAGAAAAAGCCAGGTTTACAGAACTTTCCATCACTACTCTCCACGCCCTCCGTGCCGGAAACCTTCCGATCGCCCATCGGGATCCCTTCGATCGAATGCTCATGGCCCAGGCCGAACTCGAAAACTTGCCAATCCTCACCCATGATCCAGCCTTTCAGACGGGCCTCATCCAAACCATTCCCCACTAG
- a CDS encoding DUF5615 family PIN-like protein: MRFLVDECTGPRVAQWLREAGHDVFSVYEQARGLDDETVIQQADRESRILITNDKDFGTKVYRENSPHKGVIFMRLQNETANNKIAVLDALLQNYLDRLPNNFVVVTEDKVRFANAPHPQ; encoded by the coding sequence ATGCGCTTTTTAGTTGATGAATGTACCGGGCCAAGAGTGGCCCAATGGCTGCGGGAAGCAGGTCATGACGTGTTTTCAGTGTATGAACAAGCACGGGGACTCGACGATGAAACCGTCATTCAACAAGCCGATCGTGAGTCACGAATCCTCATCACCAATGACAAAGACTTTGGGACTAAGGTATACCGTGAAAACTCCCCCCACAAAGGTGTAATTTTCATGCGGTTACAGAACGAAACAGCCAACAATAAAATTGCTGTTTTGGATGCTTTGCTTCAGAACTATCTCGATCGGCTACCGAATAATTTTGTAGTTGTGACAGAGGACAAAGTGCGATTTGCCAATGCCCCACATCCACAATGA
- a CDS encoding DUF433 domain-containing protein encodes MQLTPSPLLERITINPDIMAGRPTIKGTRLTVEYILNLLGHGSTPEDILAEYQEQTLEDILACLLFAAKTLENIESEQFWDKVA; translated from the coding sequence ATGCAACTCACCCCATCCCCCTTACTCGAACGCATTACCATCAACCCTGACATCATGGCCGGACGACCCACCATCAAAGGCACCCGGCTAACCGTAGAATATATCCTCAACCTGCTTGGCCACGGCTCAACCCCAGAGGACATTTTGGCAGAATACCAAGAACAAACCCTCGAAGACATCCTCGCCTGCCTTTTATTTGCTGCAAAAACCCTAGAAAACATAGAATCTGAGCAATTTTGGGATAAAGTTGCCTAA
- a CDS encoding alpha/beta fold hydrolase, with product MSTTNQINLILFSQHGMSDDNKDMASLAHKVAPTKSYVVAPKLDFLATYLDSKSLINQLENAAEQTLRCYPNIPARIIATSLGGVIWLEVLSRHTDWWKRFESLILLGSPVGGADLARIVDPFGWGIGIAKYLGQNHRVLAEEISASIPTLVVAGNTTGGGDGVVPIESTKLRYAHFTQLDGVDHVALKSHTAVIKAIQEFWSEPRQPIPDPPRNLLTELIAYFRSVPGMTDASQRDFSQSHVIYSFQNGVSIRTWTNLVGVKHIFIANQYGKCEYSGFVGWIHSADFQKAIDDMIRSFG from the coding sequence ATGTCTACTACCAATCAAATTAATCTCATTCTGTTTTCTCAACATGGGATGAGTGATGACAACAAAGATATGGCAAGTCTTGCTCATAAAGTTGCTCCGACTAAATCTTATGTTGTAGCTCCAAAACTCGATTTTCTTGCAACATATCTTGATAGCAAGTCGTTAATTAATCAGTTGGAGAATGCTGCTGAACAGACATTAAGATGCTATCCTAATATACCCGCTAGAATTATTGCAACTTCCCTAGGTGGCGTTATCTGGTTAGAAGTCCTATCTAGGCATACAGACTGGTGGAAAAGATTTGAGTCCTTAATTTTGTTGGGTTCTCCTGTTGGGGGTGCAGATTTAGCTAGAATCGTTGATCCGTTTGGATGGGGTATTGGTATCGCTAAATACTTAGGTCAAAATCATCGAGTTTTAGCCGAGGAAATCTCAGCAAGTATTCCAACTCTAGTAGTGGCAGGAAACACAACCGGTGGAGGGGATGGTGTTGTACCTATTGAATCTACAAAATTACGTTATGCTCACTTTACCCAATTAGATGGTGTCGATCATGTTGCTCTAAAAAGTCACACGGCTGTTATAAAAGCAATCCAAGAATTTTGGTCTGAGCCAAGACAGCCAATACCAGATCCTCCACGTAATCTACTCACAGAATTGATAGCCTACTTCCGTTCAGTTCCAGGTATGACTGATGCCAGTCAACGGGATTTTTCCCAGTCTCATGTTATTTATTCATTTCAAAACGGAGTTAGCATTCGCACTTGGACTAATCTTGTAGGAGTCAAGCATATATTTATTGCTAATCAATATGGAAAATGCGAGTATTCGGGCTTTGTTGGCTGGATTCATTCAGCAGATTTTCAAAAAGCGATAGATGACATGATTCGATCCTTTGGATAA